From Cellulosimicrobium sp. ES-005, one genomic window encodes:
- a CDS encoding NAD(P)-dependent oxidoreductase: protein MNSTTSTDAPAGPALLPGATLLVTGAAGVIGRVAVPRLAAAGYRVVATDRAPFDAPAAVASLVGDTRDAAFVDSVLRAGQDQDAPAVDGVVHLAAIASPGQAPDDETVAQNVQGAFCVLDGAGRAGVRVAVAASSFSAYGYPWAGRHLSPAYVPVDEAQESVAVDAYALSKLLSEQVGEYVTRRYGLPTTMLRMPFVGSGDRLREWVDLAHRDPGAIRQELWTWLDTRDAVDVVRAILESGVTGHHVVNVAAPDTTSDVPTAELLERFHPGSRVTRPLDGFASVIDTTAVRELFGFVPRHDWRTGDALDPATEAPAEGVSA from the coding sequence ATGAACTCCACCACGTCCACCGACGCGCCCGCCGGGCCCGCCCTCCTGCCCGGGGCGACGCTCCTCGTCACGGGGGCCGCCGGGGTCATCGGGCGGGTCGCCGTCCCGCGTCTCGCCGCCGCGGGGTACCGCGTCGTCGCGACCGACCGCGCGCCGTTCGACGCGCCGGCCGCCGTCGCGAGCCTCGTCGGCGACACGCGCGACGCGGCCTTCGTCGACTCCGTGCTCCGTGCGGGGCAGGACCAGGACGCGCCCGCGGTCGACGGCGTCGTGCACCTCGCGGCGATCGCGTCGCCGGGCCAGGCGCCCGACGACGAGACGGTCGCCCAGAACGTGCAGGGCGCGTTCTGCGTGCTCGACGGCGCGGGCCGGGCGGGCGTGCGCGTCGCCGTGGCGGCGTCGTCGTTCTCGGCGTACGGCTACCCGTGGGCGGGCCGCCACCTCTCGCCCGCCTACGTCCCGGTCGACGAGGCGCAGGAGTCGGTCGCGGTGGACGCGTACGCGCTGTCGAAGCTGCTGTCCGAGCAGGTGGGGGAGTACGTCACGCGGCGCTACGGCCTGCCGACGACCATGCTGCGCATGCCGTTCGTGGGGTCGGGCGACCGGCTGCGCGAGTGGGTCGACCTCGCCCACCGCGACCCCGGAGCGATCCGGCAGGAGCTGTGGACGTGGCTCGACACGCGCGACGCGGTGGACGTGGTGCGCGCGATCCTCGAGTCGGGCGTCACGGGCCACCACGTGGTCAACGTCGCCGCGCCCGACACGACGAGCGACGTCCCCACGGCCGAGCTCCTCGAACGCTTCCACCCGGGCTCCCGCGTGACGCGGCCCCTCGACGGGTTCGCGTCCGTCATCGACACGACCGCGGTGCGCGAGCTGTTCGGGTTCGTCCCGCGCCACGACTGGCGCACGGGCGACGCGCTCGACCCCGCGACCGAGGCGCCGGCCGAGGGGGTGAGCGCCTGA
- a CDS encoding extracellular solute-binding protein, translated as MNRHRRRPFPARITATIATSALLAGALAACSGPAGGGGNGGGSGEGDPDSLTMWTFKQSHVEPLQNAAKTFEEETGISVDVQAYTPDDAFITKVQAAAQTGDLPDVMEVHTHGDDFTFGGAGLLEDLSDDVDDDWSSRFLPAVAEDGTVTPAYYEQSLAEGSKTAGIEEGQRFSVPFTIGTFGIVYANKERLEAAGVTEAPKTWEEFVAALDAVKQTNPDDGGVSIGFQSSTTGLEWLMQPMAYGQLGKDDFGALFGQDPAKNFASPNGVKVLETYNQIQPYWMPGTQSLTIDDADIAFAQGKSTFDIGGTFTLAFLAQNGMDAENIVTFPVPAPEGGAIDDLQLAPFGLTGLSVSATTGNKDGALQWIKYLSEQDVAATFAKDALDVPPVDLGDDPSSTVGPVLGAMIGAFGEGENAYNPGDTSYRPAAYDAAQVGDAVMELTPLATQDVAAVSTTVATLIDTFWSQSK; from the coding sequence GTGAACCGACACCGACGTCGTCCGTTCCCCGCCCGCATCACCGCGACCATCGCCACCTCCGCCCTGCTCGCCGGCGCGCTCGCCGCGTGCAGCGGGCCGGCCGGTGGCGGCGGCAACGGCGGCGGCTCCGGCGAGGGCGACCCTGACAGCCTGACCATGTGGACCTTCAAGCAGTCCCACGTCGAGCCCCTCCAGAACGCCGCGAAGACGTTCGAGGAAGAGACCGGGATCTCGGTCGACGTGCAGGCGTACACCCCCGACGACGCGTTCATCACCAAGGTGCAGGCGGCCGCGCAGACGGGCGACCTGCCCGACGTCATGGAGGTCCACACGCACGGCGACGACTTCACGTTCGGGGGCGCCGGGCTGCTCGAGGACCTGTCCGACGACGTCGACGACGACTGGAGCTCGCGCTTCCTGCCCGCCGTCGCGGAGGACGGGACCGTCACCCCGGCGTACTACGAGCAGTCGCTCGCCGAGGGGTCCAAGACCGCCGGGATCGAGGAGGGTCAGCGGTTCTCCGTGCCCTTCACGATCGGGACGTTCGGCATCGTCTACGCCAACAAGGAGCGCCTCGAGGCGGCGGGGGTCACCGAGGCCCCCAAGACCTGGGAGGAGTTCGTCGCGGCGCTCGACGCCGTCAAGCAGACGAACCCCGACGACGGCGGCGTGAGCATCGGCTTCCAGTCCTCCACGACGGGCCTCGAGTGGCTCATGCAGCCCATGGCGTACGGCCAGCTCGGCAAGGACGACTTCGGCGCCCTGTTCGGCCAGGACCCGGCGAAGAACTTCGCGTCGCCCAACGGCGTCAAGGTCCTCGAGACGTACAACCAGATCCAGCCGTACTGGATGCCGGGCACGCAGTCGCTGACCATCGACGACGCCGACATCGCGTTCGCGCAGGGCAAGTCGACGTTCGACATCGGCGGCACGTTCACCCTCGCCTTCCTCGCCCAGAACGGCATGGACGCGGAGAACATCGTCACGTTCCCCGTCCCGGCCCCCGAGGGCGGCGCGATCGACGACCTGCAGCTCGCCCCGTTCGGCCTCACGGGCCTGTCGGTCTCCGCGACCACGGGCAACAAGGACGGCGCGCTCCAGTGGATCAAGTACCTGTCCGAGCAGGACGTGGCGGCCACGTTCGCGAAGGACGCCCTCGACGTCCCGCCGGTCGACCTCGGCGACGACCCGTCCTCGACGGTCGGCCCGGTCCTCGGCGCGATGATCGGCGCGTTCGGCGAGGGCGAGAACGCCTACAACCCCGGTGACACGTCGTACCGCCCCGCGGCGTACGACGCGGCCCAGGTGGGCGACGCCGTCATGGAGCTGACACCGCTCGCGACGCAGGACGTCGCAGCCGTCTCGACGACCGTGGCGACGCTCATCGACACGTTCTGGTCGCAGTCGAAGTGA
- a CDS encoding carbohydrate ABC transporter permease, with protein sequence MTTVADRTQLPDVPALTPRRRGTPAKVVVARVVVGVLLVGYAVVSLYPFLWMVSAAFKTQQEIVMGGGNLIPAEPTLSTLVDTWSRLHFFDYFLNSVKVTGLTTLGVVVVYSAASYAFAVLRFPGRQAFFRLFLVLLFVPGVVTLLPIVLLENQLGILGTHLGLILPFVNGTAPLSILLLTNAFQSVPGELRDAARVDGAGELRIFARVYVPLARPAIITIALLTAIPTWNEYLLSRVSLNDPSTFTLPIALQQLQSSNVVQYNQLMAGALIVVIPVIILFLATQRYFVNGLVGAVKG encoded by the coding sequence ATGACCACCGTCGCCGACCGCACGCAGCTTCCCGACGTGCCCGCCCTCACCCCGCGCCGTCGCGGCACCCCCGCCAAGGTGGTCGTCGCGCGCGTCGTGGTGGGCGTGCTCCTCGTCGGGTACGCCGTCGTGAGCCTGTACCCGTTCCTGTGGATGGTCTCGGCCGCGTTCAAGACGCAGCAGGAGATCGTCATGGGCGGGGGCAACCTCATCCCCGCCGAGCCGACGCTGTCGACCCTGGTCGACACGTGGAGCCGGCTGCACTTCTTCGACTACTTCCTCAACAGCGTCAAGGTGACGGGCCTGACGACGCTCGGCGTCGTCGTCGTGTACTCGGCCGCGTCGTACGCGTTCGCGGTGCTGCGCTTCCCCGGGCGGCAGGCGTTCTTCCGCCTGTTCCTCGTGCTGCTGTTCGTGCCGGGCGTCGTGACGCTCCTGCCGATCGTGCTGCTCGAGAACCAGCTCGGGATCCTCGGCACGCACCTCGGCCTCATCCTGCCGTTCGTCAACGGCACCGCGCCCCTGTCGATCCTGCTCCTCACCAACGCGTTCCAGTCCGTGCCCGGGGAGCTGCGGGACGCCGCGCGGGTCGACGGCGCGGGCGAGCTGCGCATCTTCGCGCGCGTCTACGTGCCGCTCGCGCGGCCCGCGATCATCACGATCGCGCTGCTCACCGCGATCCCGACGTGGAACGAGTACCTGCTGTCGCGGGTGTCGCTCAACGACCCGTCGACCTTCACGCTCCCCATCGCGCTGCAGCAGCTCCAGTCGTCGAACGTCGTCCAGTACAACCAGCTCATGGCGGGCGCGCTGATCGTCGTGATCCCGGTGATCATCCTCTTCCTCGCGACGCAGCGGTACTTCGTCAACGGCCTGGTGGGTGCCGTGAAGGGGTGA
- a CDS encoding enolase C-terminal domain-like protein produces the protein MTAAQQPGTDGTGADLLEVGSEAVREVAREVLAPAPWTPERSGSGDEGLRITAVRTFLTGPQGCPYVVVRVETDQPGLYGLGDGSDPQRPLATRTVIDEYLGPMLVGRDPSDIEDLHRLLLNSGYWRGGSIEHNALAAVDVALWDLKGKVAGLPVHQLLGGKARAYADAYTHVDGADAAEVAEKVLAAVERGYRHVRVQVAVPGRDTYGTAPRDEAEAARRRARTDRWDTLAYLRHVPGILADVRDRVGPDVELLHDAHERMTPAEARQFVRAVEEAHLFFLEDALAPEDAAHFPELRAAGTTPLAVGELYHDPRAYLPLVAGRSIDFARLRIPTLGGLTPTRKLVAVCEMFGVRTAPHGPGDVTPVGMAANMALNISSPAFGVQEAATFRDATLEVFPGAPVPTDGHLLAPEAPGLGVDFDEAAARKYPVGAPLEHDRWALLRATDGSAHRA, from the coding sequence ATGACAGCAGCGCAGCAGCCCGGCACGGACGGCACCGGAGCCGACCTCCTCGAGGTGGGATCCGAGGCCGTCCGCGAGGTCGCCCGGGAGGTCCTCGCCCCTGCGCCATGGACGCCCGAGCGCTCGGGCTCCGGGGACGAGGGCCTGCGGATCACCGCGGTGCGCACGTTCCTCACGGGCCCGCAGGGCTGCCCGTACGTCGTGGTGCGGGTCGAGACCGACCAGCCCGGCCTCTACGGGCTCGGCGACGGCAGCGACCCGCAGCGCCCCCTCGCGACGCGCACCGTGATCGACGAGTACCTCGGCCCGATGCTCGTGGGTCGCGACCCCTCGGACATCGAGGACCTCCACCGCCTGCTGCTCAACAGCGGCTACTGGCGCGGCGGCTCCATCGAGCACAACGCCCTCGCAGCGGTCGACGTCGCGCTCTGGGACCTCAAGGGCAAGGTCGCCGGCCTCCCCGTCCACCAGCTCCTCGGCGGGAAGGCCCGCGCCTACGCCGACGCGTACACGCACGTCGACGGTGCCGACGCCGCCGAGGTCGCCGAGAAGGTCCTCGCCGCCGTCGAGCGCGGCTACCGGCACGTGCGCGTCCAGGTCGCCGTCCCCGGCCGCGACACCTACGGCACCGCACCCCGGGACGAGGCCGAGGCCGCGCGCCGTCGGGCCCGCACCGACCGCTGGGACACGCTCGCCTACCTGCGCCACGTGCCCGGCATCCTCGCCGACGTGCGCGACCGCGTCGGCCCCGACGTCGAGCTGCTCCACGACGCCCACGAGCGCATGACCCCCGCCGAGGCGCGGCAGTTCGTGCGCGCCGTCGAGGAGGCCCACCTGTTCTTCCTCGAGGACGCGCTCGCGCCGGAGGACGCCGCCCACTTCCCCGAGCTGCGCGCCGCCGGCACTACCCCGCTCGCGGTCGGCGAGCTCTACCACGACCCCCGCGCCTACCTCCCACTGGTCGCGGGCCGGTCGATCGACTTCGCGCGCCTCCGCATCCCCACGCTCGGCGGGCTCACGCCCACGCGGAAGCTCGTCGCCGTGTGCGAGATGTTCGGCGTGCGCACCGCGCCGCACGGGCCGGGCGACGTCACGCCCGTCGGGATGGCGGCCAACATGGCGCTCAACATCTCCTCCCCCGCGTTCGGCGTCCAGGAGGCCGCGACCTTCCGCGACGCGACGCTCGAGGTGTTCCCCGGCGCCCCCGTGCCGACCGACGGCCACCTGCTCGCCCCCGAGGCCCCCGGCCTCGGCGTCGACTTCGACGAGGCCGCGGCGCGGAAGTACCCCGTCGGCGCCCCGCTCGAGCACGACCGCTGGGCGCTCCTGCGCGCCACCGACGGCAGCGCCCACCGCGCCTGA
- a CDS encoding sugar ABC transporter permease — MTTPATIAADAPAHGSVGGGRRRGRQKMRYRGKEVAWGYVFIAPALLLFLVMGVYTLFFGAQLSFVRWNGLTPTWEWVGLKNYADLLWASPIYAPVVHRAALNTLVVMIAVPILILAVAFPLAIVLNQARRFAGVLRSVYFVPYVTAGIAVYMAWQYVLEPNGAINLLLRALGLGSLAQPQGWLGNPSTALPTLIVIMVWSGVPVAMLLYLTGLQSIDSSVLEAAQLDGAGWWRTNFSVVLPLLKGTTAVIMLLNVRDALQGFQIFLIMTNGGPAGRTNVLGLETYDLAFQQQLAPTLGLASALGWLLFFAALAVAIVNQRVTREK, encoded by the coding sequence GTGACCACCCCCGCGACGATCGCCGCCGACGCTCCCGCCCACGGGAGCGTCGGCGGCGGCCGGCGCCGCGGCCGGCAGAAGATGCGCTACCGCGGCAAGGAGGTGGCGTGGGGCTACGTCTTCATCGCTCCCGCGCTCCTGCTGTTCCTCGTCATGGGCGTGTACACGCTCTTCTTCGGCGCCCAGCTCTCGTTCGTGCGCTGGAACGGCCTCACGCCCACGTGGGAGTGGGTCGGGCTGAAGAACTACGCCGACCTGCTGTGGGCGAGCCCGATCTACGCCCCGGTCGTGCACCGCGCCGCGCTCAACACGCTCGTCGTGATGATCGCCGTGCCGATCCTCATCCTCGCGGTCGCGTTCCCGCTCGCGATCGTGCTCAACCAGGCGCGCCGGTTCGCCGGCGTCCTGCGCTCCGTCTACTTCGTCCCGTACGTCACGGCGGGCATCGCGGTCTACATGGCCTGGCAGTACGTGCTGGAGCCCAACGGCGCGATCAACCTCCTGCTGCGCGCGCTCGGCCTGGGCAGCCTCGCGCAGCCGCAGGGCTGGCTCGGCAACCCGTCCACGGCGCTGCCGACGCTCATCGTCATCATGGTCTGGTCCGGGGTCCCGGTCGCGATGCTCCTCTACCTGACGGGCCTCCAGTCGATCGACTCGTCCGTCCTCGAGGCGGCCCAGCTCGACGGCGCCGGGTGGTGGCGCACCAACTTCTCCGTGGTGCTGCCGCTCCTCAAGGGCACGACCGCCGTCATCATGCTGCTCAACGTGCGCGACGCGCTCCAGGGCTTCCAGATCTTCCTCATCATGACGAACGGCGGCCCGGCCGGTCGTACGAACGTGCTCGGCCTCGAGACGTACGACCTCGCGTTCCAGCAGCAGCTCGCCCCGACCCTCGGCCTCGCGAGCGCGCTCGGCTGGCTCCTGTTCTTCGCCGCGCTCGCCGTCGCGATCGTCAACCAGCGCGTCACGAGGGAGAAGTGA
- a CDS encoding peptidoglycan-binding domain-containing protein — translation MALWAVPVVAVAVAFPLVDAAEERSVAVPAPTVVEVGARSDDGRTAVEVATVRAVAPEVRAPAGGVVTALTEAGPVVAGQALFAVDGVDVLAYRGDPLWRDLRPGDRGADVRALGDYLVSLGYLDAVGVDDRFGPATREAVRALQERLGVPRDGEFRLSYVVRVDDAVPAVTGPLVGLGDRVEAGDAVLEGSQPVEALTVAPIAEGGGLGRLAREPVVLRLGEVEVPMSSAAPQGAELDGVVAALEEAAAAGTLERIADESTSTVRYRGAILALQDPAERGAVPSTAVRVDHDGTTCVLLSDGSTAAAQPRRLEVAEPGNELATVLVDADLVGSRVLRDATQATGTSGCG, via the coding sequence GTGGCGCTGTGGGCCGTGCCCGTGGTCGCGGTCGCCGTGGCGTTCCCGCTCGTCGACGCCGCGGAGGAGCGGAGCGTCGCGGTGCCGGCGCCGACGGTCGTCGAGGTCGGCGCCCGTTCCGACGACGGACGGACCGCGGTCGAGGTCGCGACGGTGCGTGCCGTGGCTCCCGAGGTCCGCGCTCCCGCGGGGGGAGTCGTCACCGCGCTCACCGAGGCGGGTCCCGTCGTGGCCGGGCAGGCGCTGTTCGCCGTCGACGGCGTCGACGTGCTCGCGTACCGCGGCGACCCGCTGTGGCGCGACCTGCGCCCGGGTGACCGTGGTGCGGACGTGCGCGCGCTCGGGGACTACCTCGTGTCGCTCGGGTACCTGGACGCGGTCGGCGTCGACGACCGGTTCGGCCCGGCGACGCGCGAGGCGGTCCGGGCGCTCCAGGAGCGCCTCGGGGTTCCCCGGGACGGGGAGTTCCGCCTCTCGTACGTCGTGCGGGTCGACGACGCCGTGCCGGCGGTCACCGGTCCGCTCGTCGGCCTGGGGGACCGGGTCGAGGCGGGCGACGCGGTGCTGGAGGGCTCGCAGCCCGTGGAGGCGCTGACCGTGGCCCCGATCGCCGAGGGCGGCGGTCTCGGCCGGCTCGCTCGGGAGCCGGTCGTGCTGCGCCTGGGCGAGGTCGAGGTACCGATGTCGAGCGCGGCGCCCCAGGGCGCCGAGCTGGACGGCGTCGTGGCGGCGCTCGAGGAGGCCGCGGCCGCGGGCACGCTCGAGCGGATCGCGGACGAGTCGACGTCGACGGTGCGCTACCGGGGCGCGATCCTCGCGCTCCAGGACCCGGCGGAGCGCGGTGCCGTCCCCTCGACGGCCGTGCGCGTGGACCACGACGGCACGACGTGCGTCCTGCTGAGCGACGGCTCCACGGCCGCGGCGCAGCCCCGCCGGCTCGAGGTCGCGGAACCCGGGAACGAGCTCGCGACGGTGCTCGTCGACGCCGACCTCGTCGGCTCCCGCGTGCTGCGCGACGCGACGCAGGCCACCGGTACGTCAGGGTGCGGGTAG
- a CDS encoding glycosyl hydrolase family 28-related protein — protein MSMHAGAGRVVATGAALVMAVTGLVAPATASPVVDVDRYPVGVGADLSTTPRTHGIAVATAPTTGAQETGEEGGRAFWRTDAAAGAERIALDVADAYVGRLADVPGYLVVDHRTGEQVVATAVDGSVLGAGAPEADADGDGWTSTVVALPAGALEPGTQAGGDPEVSLAAADGELSVASVRVVAQGASVDLGPTVAERGIAVRAGDATAGLVTGTADGRGYWQTGRAQGTNFVYANVSDAYALDTRDRVLVDATVQQGGGDMFLQYDSPGDTIPHMFKPSPRLALGTDGTWVSRSWLLDDAILTNRSNGSDFRLSVEGSPQDVRIDSLAVTVVPREVDPAIALRRLVERADVTYAAAREGERDGQYPAGSRAGLRAAIDAADAVAQDPDANGEEVDAATTALEDALEDFLGSQVTTDLARGKPVTVSSGGPAAAATDGDRGTAWTSARDGDTEWVQVDLGAVTEIDEVLVRWTPDYAHVYRVEVSTDGTTYDEVASAGAIDATGVRTRFEPVEARYVRLALDERATQRATFALTDLEVRRAPAVPVEPRLVETVFPTEDVVVADQVVTDFGADPTGEGDSTAAIQAALYACQDATGGTVWLPAGTYRVTGTLEVLPHCTLRGDHPDRAISPDADPLDGTVVVADLPSGDDGPSLFRVGGNAGVVGVTTYYPGQDAADPVPYGFTVELPGRAWQGEQNYMMSSVEHVTMLNSYRGIGISTMAHDRGEGGPGSQVHEIANVRDVVGTALFEGVVAYNGADVGTWQDVTFDNGVWAGAGAAYDAPERAVLDAWTREHGTGLVLGDLEWDEFSGVSVADYAVGIRIVKGQRASFTGSFLDTEVRRTDVAVQVEVSDDRWGTAFAGGTLEGSEAAVRNTSGGYVKLTGTDVTGALEGTVHVLDGPDGGVPARPEPVLAPRPAERLVDVTKAPYDVPRTPGQLSDVDATAAIQAALDDTAAAGGGVVYLPAGWYTVRGHLTVPAGVELRGSAGVANRDSLELSGGTVLLAYEGGVAPAAPGEPDPSVGATAFVTLAGEDAGLRGLRVFHPENNPAGPDGVRSYPFAVRGDAPGTYVVNVGLTNTWNAIDLTAAADGFLVRRAVGLFLSEGVHVGANAGGTVENVLSNGNVITRLAYGLPGWVEGADLFGQVIDPVAREREVLVRATGSQDLTVLNTFAYGTHDGIVASDGATVRAFNLGTDNLGPGGHTVDADASSTVSVVNLMRFNGTTSRGPVTIVNPLAIHMATSALDVAADAAEGAAGTVRVEANEAEPGRYETGSAVAVVAEPADGSAFAGWRDASGAVVSHDARYAFALAADTSLTAVFVVAPTTGVEVEATGRCLAGRAYVAVRARNGGEDAVTVRLATPFGERTVDDVAPGKSAYQSFATRATAVEAGTAQVTVTADGGDVVLTAPYDAVRCG, from the coding sequence ATGAGCATGCATGCTGGAGCAGGACGGGTCGTCGCCACCGGCGCGGCCCTCGTCATGGCGGTGACGGGGCTCGTGGCCCCGGCCACCGCGAGCCCGGTGGTCGACGTCGACCGCTACCCGGTCGGGGTGGGCGCCGACCTGTCGACGACCCCGCGCACGCACGGGATCGCGGTCGCGACCGCGCCGACGACCGGTGCGCAGGAGACGGGCGAGGAAGGCGGTCGCGCGTTCTGGCGCACCGACGCCGCGGCCGGTGCCGAGCGGATCGCGCTCGACGTCGCGGACGCGTACGTCGGGCGCCTCGCCGATGTGCCCGGGTACCTCGTGGTGGACCACCGCACGGGCGAGCAGGTGGTCGCGACCGCGGTCGACGGCTCGGTGCTCGGTGCGGGCGCGCCGGAGGCGGACGCCGACGGCGACGGCTGGACGTCGACCGTCGTCGCGCTCCCCGCCGGGGCGCTGGAACCGGGGACGCAGGCCGGCGGAGACCCCGAGGTGTCGCTCGCCGCGGCCGACGGCGAGCTCTCCGTCGCGTCCGTGCGCGTCGTCGCGCAGGGCGCGAGCGTGGACCTCGGTCCGACCGTCGCCGAGCGCGGCATCGCGGTGCGCGCGGGCGACGCGACGGCGGGACTCGTCACGGGGACCGCGGACGGGCGCGGGTACTGGCAGACCGGCCGGGCGCAGGGCACGAACTTCGTCTACGCGAACGTCTCGGACGCGTACGCGCTCGACACGCGCGACCGCGTGCTCGTCGACGCGACCGTGCAGCAGGGCGGCGGCGACATGTTCCTCCAGTACGACTCGCCGGGCGACACGATCCCGCACATGTTCAAGCCGTCGCCGCGCCTCGCGCTCGGCACCGACGGCACGTGGGTCTCGCGCTCGTGGCTGCTCGACGACGCGATCCTCACCAACCGCTCCAACGGCTCCGACTTCCGGCTCTCCGTCGAGGGGTCGCCGCAGGACGTGCGGATCGACTCGCTCGCGGTGACCGTCGTCCCGCGCGAGGTGGACCCCGCGATCGCGCTGCGGCGCCTCGTCGAGCGCGCCGACGTCACGTACGCCGCCGCGCGCGAGGGCGAGCGCGACGGCCAGTACCCGGCGGGCTCGCGCGCCGGGCTGCGCGCCGCGATCGACGCGGCCGACGCCGTCGCGCAGGACCCGGACGCGAACGGCGAGGAGGTGGACGCCGCGACGACGGCCCTGGAGGACGCGCTCGAGGACTTCCTCGGGTCGCAGGTCACGACCGACCTCGCGCGCGGCAAGCCCGTGACCGTGAGCTCGGGCGGCCCCGCGGCGGCGGCGACGGACGGCGACCGCGGCACCGCGTGGACCTCCGCGCGCGACGGCGACACCGAGTGGGTCCAGGTCGACCTGGGCGCCGTCACCGAGATCGACGAGGTGCTGGTGCGCTGGACGCCGGACTACGCGCACGTCTACCGCGTGGAGGTGTCGACGGACGGCACGACCTACGACGAGGTCGCGAGCGCCGGCGCGATCGACGCGACGGGGGTGCGCACCCGGTTCGAGCCCGTCGAGGCACGGTACGTGCGCCTCGCGCTCGACGAGCGGGCGACGCAGCGCGCGACGTTCGCGCTGACGGACCTCGAGGTGCGCCGGGCCCCGGCCGTCCCGGTCGAGCCCCGCCTCGTCGAGACCGTGTTCCCGACGGAGGACGTCGTGGTCGCGGACCAGGTGGTCACGGACTTCGGCGCCGACCCGACGGGCGAGGGAGACTCGACCGCGGCGATCCAGGCGGCGCTGTACGCGTGCCAGGACGCGACGGGCGGCACGGTGTGGCTCCCCGCGGGCACGTACCGCGTGACGGGGACGCTGGAGGTTCTCCCGCACTGCACGCTGCGCGGCGACCACCCCGACCGCGCGATCTCGCCCGACGCCGACCCGCTCGACGGGACGGTCGTCGTCGCGGACCTGCCGTCGGGTGACGACGGCCCGAGCCTGTTCCGCGTGGGCGGGAACGCGGGCGTCGTCGGCGTCACGACGTACTACCCCGGCCAGGACGCGGCGGACCCGGTGCCCTACGGCTTCACGGTCGAACTCCCGGGCCGCGCGTGGCAGGGCGAGCAGAACTACATGATGAGCAGCGTCGAGCACGTGACGATGCTCAACTCGTACCGCGGCATCGGGATCTCCACGATGGCGCACGACCGCGGCGAGGGCGGGCCGGGCTCGCAGGTGCACGAGATCGCGAACGTGCGCGACGTCGTCGGGACCGCGCTGTTCGAGGGCGTCGTCGCCTACAACGGCGCCGACGTGGGCACGTGGCAGGACGTCACGTTCGACAACGGGGTGTGGGCCGGCGCGGGCGCCGCGTACGACGCCCCGGAGCGCGCGGTCCTCGACGCGTGGACGCGCGAGCACGGCACGGGCCTGGTGCTCGGCGACCTGGAGTGGGACGAGTTCTCCGGCGTCTCGGTCGCGGACTACGCGGTCGGCATCCGCATCGTCAAGGGTCAGCGCGCGAGCTTCACCGGCTCGTTCCTCGACACCGAGGTGCGCCGCACGGACGTCGCCGTCCAGGTCGAGGTCTCGGACGACCGCTGGGGCACCGCCTTCGCGGGCGGCACCCTGGAGGGCTCCGAGGCGGCGGTCCGCAACACGTCGGGCGGCTACGTCAAGCTCACGGGCACCGACGTGACCGGCGCCCTGGAGGGGACGGTCCACGTCCTCGACGGTCCGGACGGCGGCGTGCCCGCACGGCCGGAGCCGGTCCTCGCGCCGCGTCCCGCCGAGCGCCTGGTCGACGTGACGAAGGCGCCGTACGACGTCCCCCGCACGCCCGGGCAGCTCTCCGACGTCGACGCGACGGCCGCGATCCAGGCGGCGCTCGACGACACCGCGGCCGCGGGCGGCGGCGTCGTGTACCTGCCCGCGGGCTGGTACACCGTGCGCGGGCACCTCACGGTCCCCGCGGGCGTGGAGCTGCGCGGCTCGGCGGGCGTCGCGAACCGCGACTCGCTCGAGCTGAGCGGCGGCACCGTGCTCCTCGCGTACGAGGGCGGCGTGGCGCCGGCGGCGCCGGGCGAGCCCGACCCGTCGGTCGGCGCGACGGCGTTCGTCACCCTCGCGGGCGAGGACGCGGGCCTGCGCGGGCTGCGCGTCTTCCACCCCGAGAACAACCCGGCCGGCCCGGACGGCGTCCGGTCCTACCCGTTCGCCGTGCGCGGCGACGCGCCGGGGACCTACGTGGTGAACGTCGGCCTGACGAACACGTGGAACGCGATCGATCTCACCGCCGCGGCGGACGGGTTCCTCGTGCGGCGCGCCGTCGGGCTCTTCCTCTCCGAGGGCGTGCACGTCGGCGCCAACGCGGGCGGCACGGTCGAGAACGTGCTGTCGAACGGCAACGTCATCACGCGCCTCGCGTACGGGCTGCCGGGCTGGGTCGAGGGGGCCGACCTGTTCGGCCAGGTCATCGACCCCGTCGCGCGCGAGCGCGAGGTCCTCGTGCGGGCGACCGGGTCGCAGGACCTCACGGTGCTCAACACGTTCGCGTACGGCACGCACGACGGCATCGTCGCGAGCGACGGCGCCACCGTGCGGGCGTTCAACCTCGGGACCGACAACCTCGGTCCGGGCGGGCACACGGTCGACGCGGACGCGTCGAGCACGGTGAGCGTCGTCAACCTCATGCGGTTCAACGGCACCACGAGCCGCGGACCGGTGACGATCGTCAACCCCCTCGCCATCCACATGGCGACGTCGGCGCTGGACGTCGCGGCGGACGCCGCGGAGGGCGCCGCCGGGACCGTGCGCGTCGAGGCCAACGAGGCGGAGCCGGGCCGGTACGAGACCGGGAGCGCGGTGGCGGTGGTCGCCGAGCCCGCCGACGGGTCGGCGTTCGCCGGCTGGCGCGACGCCTCCGGCGCCGTGGTCTCCCACGACGCGCGGTACGCGTTCGCGCTCGCGGCCGACACGTCGCTCACGGCCGTGTTCGTCGTCGCGCCGACGACCGGCGTCGAGGTCGAGGCGACCGGGCGGTGCCTCGCGGGCCGCGCGTACGTCGCGGTCCGCGCCCGCAACGGGGGCGAGGACGCCGTGACGGTGCGCCTCGCGACGCCGTTCGGGGAGCGCACGGTCGACGACGTCGCCCCGGGGAAGAGCGCCTACCAGTCGTTCGCGACACGGGCGACGGCGGTCGAGGCGGGCACGGCGCAGGTCACCGTCACCGCGGACGGCGGCGACGTCGTCCTCACGGCGCCGTACGACGCCGTGCGCTGCGGCTGA